The Elaeis guineensis isolate ETL-2024a chromosome 14, EG11, whole genome shotgun sequence genome has a segment encoding these proteins:
- the LOC105035494 gene encoding putative L-cysteine desulfhydrase 1, whose product MDPHHDHHAENGRHDGDGCGDDTNGPLPKRPRPSPSHISAAEIRDEFSHHDPAVARINNGSFGSCPASVLDAQLRWQRLFLCQPDDFYFNRLQPSLLRSRAIIKDLINADDVEEVSLVDNATTAASIVLQHVSWAFTEGHFKKGDAVVMLHYAYGAVKKSIQAYVTRAGGHVIEAPLPFPVTSNEEIVQEFRKALELGKFNGRNVRLAVIDHITAMPSVLIPVKELIKICREEGVDKVFVDAAHAIGSVEVDMKDIGADFYTSNLHKWFFCPPSVAFLYSKKCLASSDLHHPVVSHEYGNGLPMESGWIGTRDYSAQLVVPSVMDFISRFEGGIEGIWKRNHDKVVEMGKLLAKSWGTCLGSPPDMCPSMIMVGLPGCLGISSEKDAQKFRSLLRDQFHVEVPVYHQSPKDGENDNPDQSSSVTGYVRISHQVYNVEDDYIRLRDAINKLVHDGFNCTMLSSS is encoded by the coding sequence ATGGATCCCCACCATGATCATCACGCCGAGAACGGCCGTCATGACGGCGACGGCTGCGGCGACGACACCAACGGCCCCCTCCCGAAGCGGCCGCGGCCGTCGCCATCCCACATCTCCGCCGCCGAGATCCGCGACGAGTTTTCCCATCACGACCCCGCCGTCGCCCGCATCAATAACGGCAGCTTCGGCAGCTGCCCGGCCTCCGTCCTCGACGCCCAGCTCCGATGGCAGCGTCTTTTCCTCTGCCAGCCCGACGACTTCTACTTCAACCGCCTCCAGCCCTCTCTCCTCCGCTCCCGCGCCATCATCAAAGACCTCATCAACGCCGACGACGTCGAGGAGGTCTCCCTCGTGGACAACGCCACCACTGCCGCCTCCATCGTCCTCCAGCACGTTTCGTGGGCCTTCACTGAGGGCCATTTCAAGAAGGGCGACGCCGTCGTCATGCTCCACTACGCCTACGGCGCCGTCAAGAAGTCCATCCAGGCCTACGTTACCCGTGCCGGCGGCCATGTTATCGAGGCTCCCCTCCCCTTCCCTGTGACCTCCAACGAAGAGATCGTTCAAGAATTCCGGAAGGCGTTGGAGCTTGGGAAGTTCAACGGTCGGAACGTCCGGCTGGCTGTAATCGACCACATTACCGCGATGCCGAGCGTCCTCATCCCTGTTAAAGAATTGATCAAGATTTGCCGGGAGGAAGGTGTAGACAAGGTGTTTGTCGATGCTGCGCATGCAATTGGGAGCGTCGAGGTCGACATGAAGGACATTGGGGCTGATTTCTACACCAGCAACCTCCACAAGTGGTTCTTTTGCCCGCCATCGGTTGCATTCTTGTACTCCAAGAAGTGCTTGGCCTCGTCTGACTTGCACCACCCGGTGGTCTCACATGAGTATGGGAATGGACTCCCAATGGAGAGCGGGTGGATTGGCACCCGGGATTACAGCGCCCAGCTCGTAGTGCCATCAGTGATGGATTTCATTAGTAGGTTTGAAGGAGGAATTGAAGGAATTTGGAAGAGGAATCATGATAAGGTAGTGGAGATGGGGAAGTTGCTGGCCAAGTCATGGGGCACTTGTCTTGGGTCACCCCCGGATATGTGCCCAAGTATGATCATGGTTGGTCTACCAGGATGCTTGGGAATTTCAAGTGAGAAGGATGCTCAGAAGTTTAGGAGCCTCTTgagggatcaattccatgttGAGGTTCCTGTATATCATCAGTCTCCAAAGGATGGTGAGAACGACAATCCGGATCAGAGCAGTTCTGTGACTGGGTATGTGAGAATTTCTCATCAGGTCTATAATGTGGAAGATGATTACATTAGACTCAGGGATGCGATCAACAAACTTGTTCATGATGGATTCAACTGCACCATGCTGTCATCCAGTTAG